In the Bradyrhizobium guangzhouense genome, one interval contains:
- a CDS encoding TetR/AcrR family transcriptional regulator, whose protein sequence is MVQKSKPPTAANKPERRDEPKRRGRPRAYEPEIALGKALDLFRKQGFAATSLDDLSEATGMNRPSLYGAFGDKRELYIKSYQRYREDARASMVEIFRQEMPVRQRLERIYAAALNIYLSGETGPRGCFTVVTAASEAVSDPEIRAMVIEGLTELDKAFANCFRRAKEKGELPESADPAALAQLASATIHTIAIRSRARVPRKELEAIVKGAIDVMVGGKG, encoded by the coding sequence ATGGTACAAAAATCGAAGCCGCCAACTGCTGCCAACAAGCCCGAGCGCCGCGACGAGCCGAAACGACGCGGCCGGCCGCGTGCCTATGAGCCCGAAATTGCGCTCGGCAAGGCGCTCGATCTGTTCCGCAAGCAGGGCTTTGCCGCGACCTCGCTCGACGATCTCAGCGAAGCCACCGGCATGAACCGGCCGAGCCTTTATGGCGCCTTCGGCGACAAGCGCGAGCTCTACATCAAGAGCTACCAGCGCTACCGCGAGGACGCCCGTGCGTCGATGGTCGAGATCTTTCGCCAGGAGATGCCGGTGCGCCAGCGGCTGGAGCGGATCTATGCCGCCGCGCTGAACATCTATCTCTCGGGCGAGACCGGCCCGCGCGGCTGCTTCACCGTGGTGACGGCAGCCTCCGAAGCGGTCAGCGATCCCGAGATACGCGCCATGGTGATCGAGGGACTCACCGAGCTCGACAAGGCTTTTGCAAACTGCTTCCGCCGCGCCAAGGAGAAGGGCGAACTGCCTGAGAGTGCCGATCCCGCTGCACTGGCGCAGCTCGCCTCAGCTACCATTCACACCATCGCCATCCGCTCCCGCGCGCGCGTGCCGCGCAAGGAGCTGGAAGCGATCGTCAAGGGCGCGATCGACGTGATGGTGGGCGGTAAGGGGTAA